One genomic window of Candidatus Pseudobacter hemicellulosilyticus includes the following:
- a CDS encoding SusC/RagA family TonB-linked outer membrane protein yields the protein MNAIIYSRKQLIRAACGLLLTTAMLGAQAQTGSPVATGIVRNSKGESLGNVAVSMENERQEPVASGMTNEKGVFTFTNLPLGGPFRFIVSHVGFVSDTLTGYKVQEKTRISLSVILRERTEELNSVVVTALGIRREEKSLGYSAQTVKDNAVQDARTNNWVNALSGKVAGLNIQGAGAGPMGSSRITLRGESSLNLDNNQALIVVDGVPVSKRITGTGYSSHLSADNPVDFGSSLSDLNPDDIEKVTVLKGAGATALYGSRAAGGAILITTRSGSKKDRGMGITYNTNIAIDEVNRWPDYQYEYGEGRTDKYYSYGNSADGANTGTTVAAGRAFGPKFNGQLYFQYDPNTPDGIPTERTPWVADKNYIKGFFRTGLTITNSIAIEGGNDRGTARLSITHMKNQWILPNTGYERINAALSVNQKVSDRLKISGKVNYTNKKSDNLPGAGYNNQSIMYFLIIGTTPNIRPEWFKPYWQPGLENVKQRNPFNTGPDNPYLDLYEMLNKMNKHGVIGNITANYEISPKMELMVRTGTDLSFEFRSQQRPFSMTKFPNGSYREQNIFNYEVNTDALLTYKDRINRDLGFTVAAGGNAMRSTYDFAGMYADQLAQPGVYMISNSLDPAVADPQKNKKAINSLYATAQFNYREKVFLDLTGRNDWSSSLPAGNNSYFYPSVSTSFLLNEMLPLPASISFAKLRLSWAQVGNDTDPYKTAKYYDKIYSNGLTNPTTMYNPDLKPEITSSYEAGLDLRFINGRLGIDATVYTNNSRNQIIAIPVDPISGYSNKVVNAGLINSQGVELVLTGKPIVSPRFSWTTTLNWSTNRSYVKELAEGITSQVIYAHNTNVSIEARVGGRMGDMYGKGFQRTDDGQIIYSSNGLPATLDPVMKKWGNAFPDWRAGLMNEFAFSQFRVSVLLDGQKGGSMYSQTNHKNNTLGKTKVTLPGRDGGIVGEGVVWDAGSGKYVANTVNVTAASYYDNYYSIGNAEVNIFDASYLKIREVRIEYTLPRTLTAKLRLQQARIAVYGRDLFNFTSFPGFDPEGGNLNGSTLTPGVELTQFPSTRTMGINLTVKF from the coding sequence ATGAACGCTATTATCTATTCACGCAAACAATTGATCAGGGCAGCCTGTGGGTTGCTGTTGACAACAGCCATGCTGGGTGCACAGGCACAAACGGGTAGCCCCGTAGCCACCGGCATTGTCAGGAACAGCAAAGGAGAATCGCTCGGCAATGTGGCCGTTTCCATGGAGAACGAACGCCAGGAACCCGTCGCCAGTGGTATGACCAATGAAAAAGGGGTATTTACGTTTACCAACCTGCCCCTTGGTGGTCCCTTCCGTTTTATTGTGAGCCATGTGGGCTTTGTTTCCGATACCCTTACCGGCTATAAAGTACAGGAAAAGACCAGGATCTCTTTGTCAGTGATCCTGCGGGAAAGAACAGAAGAGCTGAATTCCGTGGTAGTAACAGCCCTGGGTATCCGCCGGGAAGAAAAATCGCTGGGCTATTCCGCGCAGACGGTAAAAGACAATGCAGTTCAGGACGCCCGGACCAATAACTGGGTCAATGCCCTCTCCGGCAAAGTGGCCGGCCTCAACATCCAGGGCGCCGGTGCTGGTCCTATGGGTTCTTCCCGGATCACCCTGCGCGGCGAAAGCTCCCTGAACCTGGACAATAACCAGGCGCTGATAGTAGTAGATGGCGTACCCGTCAGCAAGCGGATCACCGGTACCGGTTATTCCTCGCACCTGTCGGCCGATAACCCCGTGGATTTTGGTTCCAGCCTGTCCGACCTGAACCCGGACGACATTGAAAAGGTTACGGTCCTGAAGGGTGCCGGAGCTACAGCACTGTATGGTAGTCGCGCCGCCGGCGGCGCTATCCTGATCACCACCAGATCAGGCTCCAAAAAGGACAGAGGCATGGGCATCACCTATAATACCAATATCGCCATTGACGAAGTCAACCGCTGGCCCGATTACCAGTATGAATACGGTGAGGGACGAACCGATAAATACTATTCCTACGGCAATAGCGCCGATGGCGCCAACACCGGCACTACGGTAGCCGCCGGCCGCGCCTTTGGTCCCAAATTCAATGGCCAGCTCTATTTCCAGTATGATCCCAATACACCCGATGGTATTCCAACCGAACGTACACCCTGGGTGGCCGACAAGAACTATATCAAAGGTTTTTTCCGTACCGGCCTCACCATCACCAACAGCATAGCTATTGAAGGTGGCAACGACCGCGGCACTGCACGGCTTTCCATTACCCATATGAAGAACCAGTGGATACTGCCCAACACAGGTTATGAGCGCATCAACGCGGCTTTATCGGTCAACCAGAAAGTATCTGACAGGCTTAAAATAAGCGGTAAAGTAAACTATACCAATAAAAAGAGCGATAACCTGCCAGGCGCCGGTTACAATAACCAGAGCATCATGTATTTCCTGATCATTGGCACAACCCCCAATATCAGGCCGGAATGGTTCAAACCCTACTGGCAGCCTGGCCTGGAAAACGTGAAGCAGCGTAACCCTTTCAACACCGGACCGGACAATCCATACCTGGACCTGTACGAGATGCTGAATAAAATGAACAAACATGGCGTGATCGGTAATATCACAGCCAACTATGAGATCAGTCCCAAGATGGAACTGATGGTGCGTACCGGTACCGATCTCAGCTTCGAGTTCCGCTCCCAGCAACGTCCTTTCAGCATGACCAAATTCCCCAATGGTTCGTACAGAGAACAGAACATTTTCAACTACGAGGTGAATACAGACGCCTTGCTGACGTATAAAGATCGTATCAACAGGGACCTGGGCTTCACGGTTGCAGCCGGTGGCAATGCCATGCGCTCTACCTATGATTTTGCCGGCATGTATGCCGATCAGCTGGCGCAGCCCGGCGTATACATGATCTCCAACAGCCTTGACCCTGCTGTGGCCGATCCGCAGAAGAACAAAAAGGCTATCAACAGCCTCTACGCTACTGCACAATTCAATTACAGGGAAAAGGTATTCCTGGATCTCACCGGCCGGAACGACTGGTCCAGCTCCCTGCCCGCTGGCAACAACTCTTATTTCTACCCCTCCGTCAGCACCAGCTTCCTGCTGAATGAAATGCTGCCGCTGCCAGCTTCCATCTCTTTCGCAAAATTGCGCCTGAGCTGGGCACAGGTGGGTAATGATACCGATCCTTACAAAACAGCCAAATACTATGACAAGATCTACAGTAACGGCCTGACCAATCCCACCACCATGTACAACCCCGACCTCAAGCCGGAGATCACTTCCAGCTATGAAGCGGGCCTGGACCTGCGCTTTATCAATGGCCGGTTGGGCATTGACGCCACTGTATATACCAACAACAGCCGCAACCAGATCATTGCCATCCCCGTGGATCCTATTTCCGGGTACAGCAACAAGGTGGTGAATGCAGGACTGATCAACAGCCAGGGCGTTGAGCTGGTGCTGACCGGCAAGCCCATTGTTTCTCCGCGTTTTAGCTGGACCACCACGCTGAACTGGAGCACCAACCGCAGCTATGTTAAAGAACTGGCAGAAGGCATTACCAGCCAGGTGATCTATGCGCACAATACCAATGTCAGCATTGAAGCAAGAGTTGGCGGCCGCATGGGTGATATGTACGGCAAAGGCTTCCAGCGTACGGACGACGGCCAGATCATCTATTCTTCCAACGGCCTGCCCGCCACCCTGGATCCTGTAATGAAGAAATGGGGCAATGCCTTCCCCGACTGGCGTGCCGGTCTCATGAACGAGTTTGCATTCAGCCAGTTCCGGGTGAGTGTGCTGCTGGACGGACAGAAAGGTGGCAGCATGTATTCACAGACCAACCACAAGAACAATACCCTCGGTAAAACCAAGGTTACCCTGCCCGGCCGTGATGGCGGTATTGTAGGTGAAGGTGTGGTATGGGATGCAGGCTCCGGTAAATACGTCGCCAACACAGTGAACGTAACTGCCGCCAGCTATTACGACAATTACTATTCCATCGGCAATGCAGAGGTCAATATCTTTGACGCCTCCTATCTCAAAATACGTGAAGTGCGGATTGAATATACCCTGCCCCGCACCCTGACAGCAAAGCTGCGTCTGCAGCAGGCCAGGATAGCGGTATATGGAAGGGACCTGTTCAATTTCACCAGCTTCCCCGGCTTTGATCCCGAAGGCGGCAACCTGAACGGCAGCACCCTGACACCCGGTGTGGAACTGACACAGTTCCCCTCCACCAGGACCATGGGCATCAACCTCACTGTAAAATTTTAA
- a CDS encoding SusD/RagB family nutrient-binding outer membrane lipoprotein yields the protein MKTLRQIAGALLSIIILSTACTKNFDTINDDPNRPKASTPGVMLGQLQYRMVNSTINQGRNFTHQLMQVDAPRASTNGQGLHRYVVNPGQAVWSDFYQYLTDIEDIYTIADSLKETNYQAISLVYKCWAYSILTDLYGNVPYSEATKGAAGNFLPRFDKQADIYPQMLADLDKANSLFVKKALTYGGDMVYSANPGGKDPAAAIGKWQKFANSLKLRLLLRILKRDGEVNVTAQINDILSNPTTRPLFAANEDEAIFRYPGTFPYYNPFYNTRQLEWRDGDYFSLFFMNKLNTDVDPRRAVWATKVKKNNVDTFSGIESGYPTTVEYAVGANSSYPDALKTYQDLGVMMTYAEVEFIKAELALRGFTTGGSAQQHYEKGIAASMRQWGVSMPADFTSRPGVAYNTGASFEGQLEQIMLQKYIAYFFTDYQSWFEKRRTGYPVLPRGSGIPAENKFPARVPYPTYLQSLNAQSLEEAVAGMGGDNSDIKVWWDK from the coding sequence ATGAAGACGTTACGCCAGATAGCAGGCGCCCTACTATCCATCATAATATTAAGCACCGCCTGCACCAAGAACTTTGATACTATCAATGACGATCCCAACAGGCCTAAGGCCAGCACCCCGGGGGTGATGTTAGGACAACTGCAATACCGCATGGTCAATTCCACCATTAACCAGGGCCGGAACTTTACACACCAGCTGATGCAGGTAGACGCCCCCCGCGCCAGCACCAACGGCCAGGGACTGCACCGCTATGTAGTGAATCCCGGTCAGGCAGTATGGAGCGATTTCTACCAGTACCTTACCGATATTGAAGATATCTATACCATTGCGGACAGCCTCAAAGAAACCAATTACCAGGCTATATCCCTGGTGTATAAATGCTGGGCCTACTCTATCCTCACCGATCTTTACGGCAATGTTCCCTATTCGGAAGCCACTAAAGGAGCAGCAGGTAATTTCCTGCCCAGGTTTGATAAGCAGGCGGATATTTATCCCCAGATGCTGGCCGATCTGGACAAGGCCAATAGTCTCTTTGTGAAGAAAGCCCTTACCTATGGCGGCGATATGGTCTATAGCGCCAACCCTGGCGGCAAGGACCCGGCAGCAGCCATCGGCAAATGGCAGAAATTTGCCAACTCGCTCAAGCTGCGCCTGCTGCTGCGTATCCTGAAAAGGGATGGTGAAGTGAATGTCACTGCCCAGATCAATGATATCCTCAGCAACCCGACAACCAGGCCTTTATTTGCCGCCAACGAAGATGAAGCTATCTTCCGCTACCCGGGTACTTTCCCTTACTACAATCCTTTTTACAATACCCGGCAGCTGGAATGGCGCGACGGGGATTATTTCTCCCTGTTCTTTATGAACAAGCTGAATACGGACGTAGATCCGCGTAGGGCAGTATGGGCTACCAAAGTCAAGAAAAACAATGTGGATACTTTCAGTGGTATTGAAAGCGGCTACCCCACCACTGTGGAATATGCGGTGGGTGCTAATTCCAGCTATCCTGACGCCCTGAAGACCTACCAGGATCTGGGTGTGATGATGACCTATGCCGAAGTAGAATTTATCAAAGCGGAGCTGGCCCTGCGCGGCTTTACCACCGGCGGTAGTGCGCAGCAGCATTATGAAAAAGGGATCGCTGCTTCTATGCGCCAGTGGGGTGTCAGCATGCCGGCTGACTTCACCAGCAGGCCCGGCGTAGCCTATAATACCGGCGCCTCTTTTGAAGGACAGCTGGAGCAGATCATGCTGCAGAAATACATTGCTTATTTCTTTACAGATTACCAGTCGTGGTTTGAAAAAAGAAGGACCGGCTATCCTGTCCTGCCACGCGGTTCCGGTATCCCTGCCGAAAACAAATTCCCTGCCCGGGTACCCTACCCCACCTACCTGCAGTCCCTCAATGCCCAAAGCCTGGAGGAAGCGGTGGCCGGAATGGGCGGCGATAATTCGGACATCAAAGTATGGTGGGATAAATAA